In the Acidobacteriota bacterium genome, CAGGAGCGGTCCGATGGTCGGGTGCGGCGCTCCGCGTCAGGCCGGATGGCCCGGACGATGCTGGTCTCTGAACTCACCGTCGCGTCGGTCGTCGTCATCGGCGCGGTGTTTGTGGGGCTTGGGATCTATCGGTATCTCAACCAACCGTTGGGCTATCAGATGGAGGATCGCTTTCAGGTGTTCGTGACAGGTGCCAATGGCCGTTCCGCCACAGGCCCTGACGCCCGGGCCGCACTGGCCGCGGTTGGTCAGGTCGGTGGCGTCGCTGCGGCGGCACTTAAGCATGGGGGTGCCTTTGACGGTGTCTTGGTACCTTCAAGCACGGTCGATCTATCCGAGGTGTCACGAGTGTCCGTGACTGCCGGCTACTTCGAGGCCTGGGGTATCGGCATTCGGGCAGGGCGTTCGTTCTCCGCGTCCGAGTACCCGGACAACGGATCGGTGGCCATGGTCAGCGTACCGTTCGCCGAGCGGCTGTGGCCTGGAGGCAGCGCACTCGGACAATCCATCAGAGCGGGCGGGCATCTCCGTCAAGTCATCGGCGTCACTGAGCCGCTGAGGTGGCAGTTGGACGTTGAGCCCGAGGCAATCGTGTATGTTCCTGCTGCAGGCCAACAGGGCGCAACATACGTAATCGCTTTCATCCCTGGCGCAAAGACGGAGAGTATCGGACCACTCTTGTCTGCCGCTGTGGCGCGTGCCTTGCCTGCCGCCAAGGTCACGGTTCGTCCGGTCACCTTCGGCAGCATGCTCGAGCGCGGAGCGGGCGAAGCACGATTCCAGGGGCCTGTGGTCATTGCGTTCGGCATCCTCGCCGCCACGCTCGCCGGCATCGGCGTCTTCGGCCTGGTCTCATACCTCGTCGAACAGCGCACGCGCGAGTTCGGCATCCGCATGGCGCTTGGTGCGAAGTTGCAGGACATCTGGCGCACGGTGATGCGCGAGTCACTGCAACCAACCGTCATCGGTCTCACACTTGGGTCGGCCGGGGCCCTTGCCCTCGAGTCCATGGTGCAATCCAGCATCTTCGGCTGGAAGTCCAGCGGCCCCGCCTCAATCGCCATCGTCGCTATCGGGCTACTGGCGGTGGCGGTTGTCGCCGCGCTGGTGCCGGCCGGCCGCGCCGCGCGCGTGGACCCGGCAAAGACGCTGCGGGCAGAGTAGTCCCGGGGTCCAGGGTCCAGCGTCCAGAGTTCGTGGTGCCGCTCCGCGGAGCTTCTTTGGTCGTCCGTCGGAGGGCAGGGCCTTTAGGCCGTGCTGTCAGCGCCCTGCCGAAGACCGTGGCCCTGCGGGCGGCGGCGATTAGGAGCGGTGCGATGGGTGCAGCATGAAGACTGGCGGGTGAGGCCGCGGCGTTTCGAGCGCAGCGACGGCGGGGTGCGGAAGGGAGCCGCATTAGGAGCAAGCGACCAGCGGCAGCGGGAAACGCAAGGCGTCATCCGCCAGTCTTCGAGCACCGCTCCGTAGCCGCTGCCCGCAGGGCCACGGTCTTCGGCAGGTCCAAGATCCTCGGCCTTGAGGATCAGGCCGAGCTACGTTCTCGGAAGAACCGGACTGCAGGGGAGCGCTTTTGTCTGCCCCTGCAAGACCCAGACCAAGCTAAAATGGCCGGATGGCGGTGCCGCGCAGGAATGATCTCGTGCTGGAGTCGGTCCGGCGCCTGCTCCGCATGGGGGCCACGGCCAACCTCCTCAACCTGCTCCAGAAGCAGCACCCGGCCGATCTCGCCCAGGTTTTTGCTGAACTGAACGAACGCGATTGCCACGCGGTCTTTAACGTCCTGGTCGAGCGCAACGGGAAACTGGCCGTTGAGGCGCTCAGCGAATATGGCCCCGAAAAGGGCTCACTCCTCCTCGCCGATCGTCCGGCCGAAGAAATCGCCCGCCTCGTCCAGGAGATTCCGTCCGACGACGCGGCGGCACTGATCGATTATCTGCCTGAAGAACTGTCCGCGGTCGTCCTGGAACTCATCCGTCCGAAGCCCGGTGGTGGCCCGTCCGAGTTGCTCGACTACGAAGAGCAGACCGCCGGCCGGTTGATGAATCCGAACGTGTTCGCGCTGCCGGAAGACCTCACCGCCGGCGAAGCGATCACTGCGATCCAGACCGGGCGCGACGTCGAGATGGTGTTCTACCTCTACGTCGTTGACGAACGACGGCACCTGGTGGGCGTCACGTCGTTGCGGCGACTCATCCTCGTGTCACCCGACACGCCGCTCAAGCGCATCATGACCTCCGACGTCTACAGCGCGCGCGTGGACACGGACCAGGAAGAAGTGGCGCGTCGCGTCGCGTCGTACAACCTGCTGGCGATTCCGGTCGTTGATCCCGAAAACAAACTCGTCGGCGTCATTACGGTAGACGACGTAATTGATATTTTGAAGGATGAGGCGACCGAGGACGTCTTCCGGCTCGCCGGCGTCTCCACGTTCGACGGCGTTCTGTCAGCGCCATTTGAGTCGCTGAAACGCCGCATGCCCTGGCTGCTCGTGAACCTGTTGACGGCGTTTGGCGCTGCGTGGGTCGTGAGCCGATTCGAAGCCACGATCACACAAGTAGTCGCGCTGAGCTTCCTGATGCCCATCGTTGCCGGCATGGGCGGCAATGCCGCCACGCAGACGCTGGCCGTCATCGTGCGCGGTATCGCGCTCGGCGAATTGACCTGGAGCAACGCGCGCCAGGCGTTGATGAAGGAAGCCCTCGTCGGCCTGGGCAACGGCATCGCACTCGGACTGGTGGCCACGCTTGGCGCGTGGGCTCTGACGGGCGACTGGGCGCTCGGAGCCATTCTGGGCCTCGCCATGGTCATCAACATGTTCATCGCGGCCACGGCCGGCACGCTGATTCCGTTGGGCCTGCGCGCCGCCAAAGTCGATCCCGCCCTCGCGTCATCGGTGTTCATCACCACGTTGACCGACGTCTTCGGGTTCCTCGCGTTCCTGGGCCTCGCCACGCTCTTCCTGAGGTTCCTGCACATCGCGCCGGTGCCATGAGAGCCGGGGATGCGGGCCAACGGAGTATGATCGATCGGTTGCGGTCGTAGGCATGCGCACCCATGTGGCCGAGGCCATCGTCTTGCGCACCTACCGCTATGGTGAGGCGGACCGGATTGTAGTGTTCCTGACCGAGGACCGGGGCAAGAAACGCGGTGTGGCGAAAAATGCCACGAATTCGCGCAGGCGGTTTGGCGGGGCACTGGAGCCGTTTACGCGCGGCCGGGTGTCGTATGTGGAGCGTGAAGGGCGCGAGTTGGTACGACTCGATCGGATCGAACCTATCGATGGCCCAATGAGGGCGGCTGAAGGCCGGGCCGACGACCAGGCGGCACAAGTGCTGGGCCACGCCAGCTACTTTGCCGAACTCCTCGACGAATGGGCGCCCGACGCCATGGCGAACGAACGCCTGTTCCGGCTGGGCGCGTCGGTCGGGGCGGCATTGTGCAGAGGTGGGTCGGTGGAAAGCCTCGCGCGGTACTTCGAGTATTGGCTCCTGCGGCTCGAAGGCGTCTATCCGTCGCTTGATTGCTGCGCGCGTTGCGGCCGATCGCTCGACGACGGGGCGGTGCTGGTCACAGGGGAGTGGCACATGGTGTGTGGGCAGTGTGGCACCGGGTCGCTGAGAGTCTCGCGAGCGGCGATGGGCTTGCTGCGGCGAGCGGCAACGGCCACGCCCGCCGCGGTGACGGATGCCGGCGCTGATGCCGGCACGTTGCGTGAACTCGAAGCGGTGCATGCGCGATTGATTGCGATGCACCTGGAAAAAGATTTGCGATCGGCGCGAGTGGTAAGGGAATTGAGGCCGCAGTTGTGACGTTTCAAGATCTGATCTCCAAACTTTCAGACTATTGGTCGGCGCAGGGGTGCCTGATTCAGCAGCCGATGGACACCGAGATGGGGGCAGGCACCATGCACCCGGAGACGTTCCTGCGTGTGCTCGGTCCCGCTGCGTGGAATGTGGCCTACGTCCAGCCCTGCCGCCGGCCCGCCGATGGCCGGTTCGGCGAAAACCCGAACCGCCTGCTCAAGCACCATCAGTTCCAGGTCATCCTCAAACCCGCGCCAGACGATGTGCAGGACCTGTATCTGCAGAGCCTGGAGGCGTGCGGCATTGATCTGCGGGCGCATGACGTGCGTTTTGAAGAGGACAACTGGGAATCACCCACGCTGGGCGCGTGGGGTATTGGCTGGCAGGTGCTGTACGACGGACTCGAGATCACGCAGTTCACGTACTTCCAGCAAGCCGGCGGCATTGATCTGGCGCCCGTCGCGGTGGAGCTGACCTACGGGTTGGAACGGTTCGCGATGTCGCTGCAGGGGGTGGATAACCTGTTTGACCTGGAGTGGGCGCGGGGCGTGAAGTACGGCACCGTGCGGCTGCGCGACGAGGTGGAGCAGTCGAAATACGCGTTCGCGCATGTGACGATGCCGGATGGCGAGTTCGGGCAGTTTCACCGCAATCTGTTTACGCAGTACTACGACTTTGCCTGGGCGCTGTTGAAGTCGGGCCTGGCGTTGCCGGCGCTCGACTACTGCCTCAAGTGTTCCCATGCGTTCAACCTGCTCGACTCGAGCGGCAGCATCGGCGTCACGGAACGGACGTCCTACATCCTGCGCGTCCGCCAACTCGCTGTGGCCATCGCGAAAGCCTGGACGACGGATCCGATGGTGCAGACCGACCCACCTGTGGTGAGCGACCGAAGGGAGTCGAACCATGGATCGTGAACTTCTCATCGAGCTGGGTCTCGAGGAATTGCCGGCGTCGTGGCTTCCGCCACTGACGCAGCACATGAGCGACACGCTGCGTGCGGCGCTCAAGGCGCACGGGCTGCCTGCGACCGAAGCCATTGAAGTGCATGGCACGCCGCGGCGGCTGGCCGCCTGTGTGCCGTCGCTGGTCGATCGGCAGGATGACCGCGACGAGACGCTGACCGGCCCGCCTGTGTCGGCGGCGTTTGGCGCCGATGGGCAGCCCACGCCGGCGGCGCTGGGGTTTGCGAAGAAACAGGGCGTGGAATTCTCGGCGCTCACGCAGGTAGAGACCCCCAAAGGGCGGTACCTCGCGTTCGAGAAAAAGAGCCGCGGCCGCGCCACCGTGGACGTGCTGCCGGACGTGCTGACGCAGTTGCTGCGCACGTTGCCGTTTCCGAAACAGATGCACTGGGACGCCGAATTGCACGACGGCAAAGGCGAGTTGTTGTTCGGACGGCCGATTCGCTGGCTGCTGTTCCTCTATGGCGGCCGTGTGGTGCCGTACACCATCGCGCGCACCGCGCTTGCGGCGAGCGTGAAAGTGCAGGACGTCGCGTCTGGCGCCGTGACGTACGGCCATCGCTTTCTGGCCACGAGCGGGCGGGCGGGCCGCGCGATCAAGGTGCGGGGCTTTGACGAATACAAGAAGAAGCTCGCAGAAAACTTCGTGTTTCTGTCGCGCATCGAGCGGCGAGACCGCATCGTGCGTGAACTGGATGGCTACGCCCGCAAGATCGGCGGCCATGTGATGTTGCACGAGTCGGCGCAGGCCGAGGCGTTGCTCGACGAGGTGCCGGATCTGGTCGAGTACCCGTCGGTGGTATCGGGTACGTTCTCGGCCGACTTTCTCTCGCTGCCGGCGGAAGTGCTGACGACGACCCTGATCCATCACCAGCACTACTTCCCCGTGGTGGGGGCGGGCGGGGCGTTGCTGCCGGCATTCCTGGCGGTCACCAACACGCAGGGTGGCCACGACAAGGGCATTGCCACCAATGCGGGACGCGTGGTGGCGGCACGCCTGCGTGATGCGCGGTTCTTTTGGGACGCGGATCGGAAGATCGGCCTTGAAGCGCGGCTCGGCCGCCTCGATACGCTGACCTTCCACAAGAAGCTCGGTTCGTATCGCGCCAAGTCAGACCGTGTGGCGGCGCTGGCGCGCTGGATTGCGACCGACGTGTTCCAGCAGGCCGAGGCCGAGGCCACGCATGCCGAGCGGGCGGGCCTGCTCGCCAAAGCCGACCTGGCCACCGACATGGTGCGCGAGTTCACCGAACTGCAGGGGCAGATGGGCGGCATCTACGCGCGCGAGGGTGGTGAGCCCGAGGCCGTGTGGAAGGCCGTGTATTACCACTACCTTCCGACGGCCGTGGAACCTACCGCTGCGCCGCAGGCGGCGATCCTGGGCGCCGCACGTGTCACCTGGGCGGCCGTCGCCCTGGCGGACAAGCTCGATACGATTGCCGGGTTGTTCCATGCCGGGGAACGTCCCACGGGGTCACGCGATCCGTTTGGGCTGCGTCGCGCCGCTCACGGCGTGATTCGAATCCTCGTCGATCTTGAACCGTTGACGGGGCTGACCGTGCGCCCCGCGCTGGGCGTGCTCCTGACGCAAGCCGTGAAGGGCTATCGCCCTGTCGACGCCGAAGGCGGTGCCGAGTCGCAGGGCCACGTGATGACCGAAGAGGCGTGGGTGGAGGTCAACGCATTTCTGCGCGAGCGGCTGGCCTACGTGCTGGAAGTCCGCGGCGCGGACCGGAGAAACGTGCGGGCCGTGTTGACCGGCGGGGCGGATCGGCCCGTGGCCGATCTGGCGGCCAACGTGGCCGCGTTGCCGGAGTTTGCGGCGTCGGCGTCGTTCCGGGCGCTTGCGACGGCATTCAAGCGCATCAAGAACATCGCGCGCGAACTGCCGGATGCCGAGTTCCAGCAGCAGGAACACAGCGGCGCGGCCCTGGGCACACTCCTGACAGAGCCGTCCGAACTGGCGCTGCTGGCCGAACTCGACAAGCGGTCGGCGGTGATCGCCCAGGCGGTGGGTACCGGCCGCGGCTACCGCGAAGCCTATCTGGAAGCCTCGAAGTTTGAACCGGCGGTGGCGCAGTTTTTTACCGATGTATTTGTGATGGCCGACGACCTGACATTGCGTCAGGCGCGGCTTCGATTGATGAAGCGGTTGGAGCAATTAATCCTGCAGCTCGGAGATATCTCCGAGATCGTGGCAGCGGAGTAGGCGGAGTACATACACATGGCGAAGAAGACGAGCAAGACCAGCAAGACAAGCAAGACAAGCAAGAAGAAGACGACCACGGTGGCCAAGACGAAGAAGTTTGTCTACCTGTTTGGCACAAAGACCGACGGCAATGGGTCGATGAAGCCGCTCCTGGGCGGCAAGGGCGCGAACCTGGCCGAGATGTGCCGCATCGGGCTGCCGGTGCCGCCAGGACTGACGATTACCACGGACGTCTGCACCTACTACTACGCCAACAAGCGCACGTATCCGCCGGCCCTGCGCGCGCAGATCGAGGCGGGCGTGTCCGCGCTCGAGAAGCAGACCGGCAAGAAGTTTGGTGACCTCAAGAACCCGCTGCTGGTGTCGGTGCGCTCGGGTGCGCGCGACTCGATGCCGGGCATGATGGACACCATCCTCAACCTGGGCCTCAACGCCAAGACGGTGGAGGCCCTCGCTGTGAAGACCGGCAACGCCCGCTTTGCGTGGGATTGCTATCGCCGCTTCGTGCAGATGTACGGAGACGTTGTGCTGGGCGTCCAGAAGCGTCCGGACGAGGATCACGACCCGTTCGAGACGGTCATCCACACCCTCAAGCACGAGCGGTATCACGCCGATATCGACGACACGAAGTTGACCGTGGACGACCTGAAGGAACTGGTGGTGCGCTTCAAGGCGCTCGTCAAGACGCGTGTCCGACGCCACTTCCCCGATGCCCCCTGGGATCAGCTGATGGGCGCCGTCGGCGCCGTGTTCGGCTCCTGGATGAACGACCGCGCCATCGTCTATCGGCGCAAGTACCACATTCCCACCGAGTGGGGCACGGCGGTCAACGTGCAGGCCATGGTGTACGGCAACACGGGCGACCGGTCGGGATCCGGCGTCGCGTTTACGCGCAACCCGGCCAACGGGACCAAGGAGTTCTACGGTGAATTCCTCATCAATGCGCAGGGTGAAGACGTGGTGGCCGGCGTACGGACGCCGGAGCCGGTGTCGGATTTGAAGAAGGTCATGCCCAAGGCGTACGCGGCGCTCGACCGCATCCGCGCCACCCTGGAGAAACACTTCAAGGACGTGCAGGACTTCGAGTTCACGATTGAAGACGACGTCGTGTATATGCTGCAGACGCGCAACGGCAAGCGGACGGCGATGGCCGCGCTCAAGTTCTCGATCGACATGGAGAAGGAGGGGCTGATCGACTGGAAGACGGCGATCATGCGCAACCCCGCAGATCAGCTTGAGCAGTTGCTGGCGCCCGTGTTTGACGCGTCGGAAGTGAAGACCGCAAAGGTGATTGCCACCGGCCTGCCGGCCGGCCCAGGCGCGGCATCGGGCCGTATCTATCTGAACGCCGAACGGGCCGTGGACGCGGCCGCGCGCGGAGAGAAGGTGCTGCTCGTGCGCGTGGAAACGTCGCCGGAAGATCTGCGCGGCATGATTGCGGCTGAAGGCATCCTGACGGCTCGTGGCGGTGTGTCGTCACACGCGGCACTGGTGGCCCGGCAGATGGGCAAGGTGTGCGTGTGTGGCGCCGCGGCCATCCAGGTGGACTATCAGGCGCGCACCGCGCTGGTGGATGGGCGGACGTTCACCGAGGGCGAATGGCTGTCGATCGACGGCACCGCGGGCACGGTGTATGCGGATGCGGTGAAGACC is a window encoding:
- a CDS encoding glycine--tRNA ligase subunit beta, which encodes MDRELLIELGLEELPASWLPPLTQHMSDTLRAALKAHGLPATEAIEVHGTPRRLAACVPSLVDRQDDRDETLTGPPVSAAFGADGQPTPAALGFAKKQGVEFSALTQVETPKGRYLAFEKKSRGRATVDVLPDVLTQLLRTLPFPKQMHWDAELHDGKGELLFGRPIRWLLFLYGGRVVPYTIARTALAASVKVQDVASGAVTYGHRFLATSGRAGRAIKVRGFDEYKKKLAENFVFLSRIERRDRIVRELDGYARKIGGHVMLHESAQAEALLDEVPDLVEYPSVVSGTFSADFLSLPAEVLTTTLIHHQHYFPVVGAGGALLPAFLAVTNTQGGHDKGIATNAGRVVAARLRDARFFWDADRKIGLEARLGRLDTLTFHKKLGSYRAKSDRVAALARWIATDVFQQAEAEATHAERAGLLAKADLATDMVREFTELQGQMGGIYAREGGEPEAVWKAVYYHYLPTAVEPTAAPQAAILGAARVTWAAVALADKLDTIAGLFHAGERPTGSRDPFGLRRAAHGVIRILVDLEPLTGLTVRPALGVLLTQAVKGYRPVDAEGGAESQGHVMTEEAWVEVNAFLRERLAYVLEVRGADRRNVRAVLTGGADRPVADLAANVAALPEFAASASFRALATAFKRIKNIARELPDAEFQQQEHSGAALGTLLTEPSELALLAELDKRSAVIAQAVGTGRGYREAYLEASKFEPAVAQFFTDVFVMADDLTLRQARLRLMKRLEQLILQLGDISEIVAAE
- the mgtE gene encoding magnesium transporter; this encodes MAVPRRNDLVLESVRRLLRMGATANLLNLLQKQHPADLAQVFAELNERDCHAVFNVLVERNGKLAVEALSEYGPEKGSLLLADRPAEEIARLVQEIPSDDAAALIDYLPEELSAVVLELIRPKPGGGPSELLDYEEQTAGRLMNPNVFALPEDLTAGEAITAIQTGRDVEMVFYLYVVDERRHLVGVTSLRRLILVSPDTPLKRIMTSDVYSARVDTDQEEVARRVASYNLLAIPVVDPENKLVGVITVDDVIDILKDEATEDVFRLAGVSTFDGVLSAPFESLKRRMPWLLVNLLTAFGAAWVVSRFEATITQVVALSFLMPIVAGMGGNAATQTLAVIVRGIALGELTWSNARQALMKEALVGLGNGIALGLVATLGAWALTGDWALGAILGLAMVINMFIAATAGTLIPLGLRAAKVDPALASSVFITTLTDVFGFLAFLGLATLFLRFLHIAPVP
- a CDS encoding glycine--tRNA ligase subunit alpha; protein product: MTFQDLISKLSDYWSAQGCLIQQPMDTEMGAGTMHPETFLRVLGPAAWNVAYVQPCRRPADGRFGENPNRLLKHHQFQVILKPAPDDVQDLYLQSLEACGIDLRAHDVRFEEDNWESPTLGAWGIGWQVLYDGLEITQFTYFQQAGGIDLAPVAVELTYGLERFAMSLQGVDNLFDLEWARGVKYGTVRLRDEVEQSKYAFAHVTMPDGEFGQFHRNLFTQYYDFAWALLKSGLALPALDYCLKCSHAFNLLDSSGSIGVTERTSYILRVRQLAVAIAKAWTTDPMVQTDPPVVSDRRESNHGS
- the recO gene encoding DNA repair protein RecO — encoded protein: MRTHVAEAIVLRTYRYGEADRIVVFLTEDRGKKRGVAKNATNSRRRFGGALEPFTRGRVSYVEREGRELVRLDRIEPIDGPMRAAEGRADDQAAQVLGHASYFAELLDEWAPDAMANERLFRLGASVGAALCRGGSVESLARYFEYWLLRLEGVYPSLDCCARCGRSLDDGAVLVTGEWHMVCGQCGTGSLRVSRAAMGLLRRAATATPAAVTDAGADAGTLRELEAVHARLIAMHLEKDLRSARVVRELRPQL
- a CDS encoding pyruvate, phosphate dikinase, which gives rise to MAKKTSKTSKTSKTSKKKTTTVAKTKKFVYLFGTKTDGNGSMKPLLGGKGANLAEMCRIGLPVPPGLTITTDVCTYYYANKRTYPPALRAQIEAGVSALEKQTGKKFGDLKNPLLVSVRSGARDSMPGMMDTILNLGLNAKTVEALAVKTGNARFAWDCYRRFVQMYGDVVLGVQKRPDEDHDPFETVIHTLKHERYHADIDDTKLTVDDLKELVVRFKALVKTRVRRHFPDAPWDQLMGAVGAVFGSWMNDRAIVYRRKYHIPTEWGTAVNVQAMVYGNTGDRSGSGVAFTRNPANGTKEFYGEFLINAQGEDVVAGVRTPEPVSDLKKVMPKAYAALDRIRATLEKHFKDVQDFEFTIEDDVVYMLQTRNGKRTAMAALKFSIDMEKEGLIDWKTAIMRNPADQLEQLLAPVFDASEVKTAKVIATGLPAGPGAASGRIYLNAERAVDAAARGEKVLLVRVETSPEDLRGMIAAEGILTARGGVSSHAALVARQMGKVCVCGAAAIQVDYQARTALVDGRTFTEGEWLSIDGTAGTVYADAVKTAPSEIVAGLLYGDKAAQRTEKFKNFQQLMKWCDKATRMSVRTNADTPEQTENAVAFGAVGIGLTRTEHMFFEGDRIDAMREMILAETADERKAALGKLLPYQREDFAGIFRALKGYPATIRFLDPPLHEFLPHSKESQEELAQKMGVPVARLHQRVEGLHEFNPMLGFRGCRLGIGYPEISEMQARAVFEAAAQVQKEGIKVRPEIMIPLVGFKRELDLQIEVVHKAAKAVQAEKKVKLNYLVGTMIEIPRGALTADEIATSAEFFSFGTNDLTQTALGMSRDDSGSFLPNYQELEIVTKNPFATIDAAGVGQLVEIAVKKGRATRPDLKLGICGEHGGDPASIFFFESVGLDYVSCSPFRVPVARLAAAQAALKQKGSN